Below is a genomic region from Nitrospinaceae bacterium.
GAACTAGTTTCTTTTGCAAGAGTGTTAGTCACTGAAATTAGAGAATTAACCGCAAAAGATCCAAATCTGTGTCTCAAAATGCTCTTTCCAGAAAAATTTGGACAAATAGTTATTAGTGATTATCTTTCAAAAGAAACTTTAAAAGCTGACAATGAAGCTTTATCTGGTTTAATTCGGGAATCAATGAAATCGCCACAGAGAACTCCGAACGAGGCTGAGGTATCAGAATATATTGATCTAGTTTCTAGAAAACTGTACGAAGCTTATGGGAATAAAGTGTCGTACTTTGAAAATCCGAATAGAACTGAGATCTCGAAAAAAGAAATTTGTCATATGTTCGCTGATCTTTACGATTTCTCATCAGCAATGCCTTTGATACAAAGCGGTCCTACTTTAAGGTTCATGTTTGCTCAAAATAAGGGGTTCAAAATAAATGCATCACAATTTAACTAGTCATTCCATCTCAAACCAAACACCCCTTCACTCCTTCCTCTAGCCTTTCTTTATCCAACCCTCTACCTATAAAGACCATTTTATTTTCCCGCGCTTCGTCGCCCCAGGGGCGGTCTGGTTTGCTGTCGAACATCATGTAAACGCATTGGAAGATATGGCGGTTCTCAGAGCCTTCGAGATTCAATATCCCCTTGGCGCGCATGACGTCCATGCCCTCGAAGATGAGGAGCATCTGCAACCATTGCACGAATCGATTGCGGTCCAACTCGCCGGGAAGCGTTAAACTCACGGAGGTGATCGCCTCTTCCGGATGGGGATGATCATGATGATCTTCATCCTCTTTGGCAGAGAAATCCTCTAAAGGTTTCACCGACTCCAGATCAAAGCCGCCGATGTTTAAAATCTCATCCAATGAAATTGCGGCGTTCTCGGTCGGGAAAATCCGTGCGGTCGGGTTGATGCTCCGAATGCGGGCCTCGACTCTTTCTAAATCGTCCTTAGAGATCAGATCGATCTTGTTCAGCAGGATGACGTTGGAAAACGCGATCTGCTCCCACATCACTTCCACTTCATCCAGATGCTTCCATATGTTCAAAGAATCGACCAGCGTGACCACGCCATCTAGTTTCAGCGAATGATTGATCTCGTCTTCCAGCAAAAACGCCTGCGCGATCGGACCGGGGGACGCCAGCCCCGTGCTTTCGATCAAGATGGTGTCGAATTTATCGTGCCGCTCGATCAGCCGGTTGAGCGTCGCAATGAGGTCCCCCTTGATCGAACAGCAGATACAGCCGTTGTTCATTTCAAAGATATCTTCATCCGCGCCGATCACCAGATCGTGGTCCACCGGAATTTCACCGAACTCGTTTTCGATCACGGCGATGCGTTTGCCGTGGTTGCCTTTCAGGATGTAGTTCAGGAGCGTGGTTTTTCCCGCCCCCAGAAACCCGGACAACAGGGTCACGGGCAGTATTCTTTCATCAGGTTTCGTCATGAAAAAGCGCCTTTAGTTTCCACAAAATGTTTCCCGGAAGGGATCATTCAAAATGGGTTAAAATAGATGGCATAAAAATATCAAATTTGGGCGATAAATACCGGAAAATTCGACCTTCCCCGCGTCCAGGGGCTCTGGAACGGGACTTGAGATTCCTGTTTTTTCTGTCAAACTAAAACCCGGCAAAGGACTGACTCCACGATAAACGCTGGACCTATCTAGGAATATGAACTCAAAGTTCGCTCTCGGAAATCTATCGAATCAATCCAAAGCGGTTCTGATCGGCGGCTTTGTAGTTGCGGTCATCGTCCTGTTCGAAGTCTGGGAAAAGCAGGAGGACTTGTGGTTTGATGAGTTCACCCAGGATGTCCTGGAAAATACGCTGATTCTCGGCGGGAAGCTGGAAGTCATCGAAAAAGAACTGCAGGGGGTTTTGTCCCTTTACAACGCTTCCACATTTGTCACCGACGGGGAATTCGAAACCTATGTGATTCCCATTCTGAAGAACAACACCTACATCCAGAATCTGAGCTGGCTTCCCAGGGTTTCCCATTCCCAGCGGGCGTTTTATGAAGGGAAAATGGCCACTGAGGGGTATCCCGATTTTCACATCACTGAGCAGTCCGAGGATGGAACTCTGATTGAAGCCAGCCCCCGGGAAGAATACTACCCGGTCCACTACGTCGAACCCTTAAAAAGAAACGACGCCTTGTTTGGTTTTGACCTGAACAGTATTCCCTCAATTGACCAGGTGATCCGTGAATCGCGGGATACGGGGAAAATCATGGCATCGGAAAAATTCAAGTACCTGCAGGACAACCAGAACCATGCGGGAATTTTTGTTTTTGCCCCGTATTACGAAACCAAAACGGCTCCTGTCACTCTGGAAAATCGCCGCCAAAACCTGAACGGATTTCTCGTCGGATTCTACCGTGTGGGTGAAATGATGAACCAGATGGTGCAACCCTACCAGGCACAGGGCATCAACCTGGTCGTTTTTGATGCAGACGCCTCCCCCGGAAATAACAAACTTTATGGAGAGCCGTTAGCCCATCCTCAGGGTGAATTCAAAAATCTGATCAATTTCTCCAATCGCAATTGGTTTTTACACTGGCAGGCAAGCCACGAATTCCACGGTGGGCCTAAAAAAACCTCCGGTTGGTGGATCGCGGGCGGCGTTCAGGTGTTTGCGGTTTTCCTGGCTATTATCTTTGAGATGATGGTTTCCCGCACCCGCCGGGTGGAAAGCGAGGTCCTCACACGCACCGAGGAACTGACCCAGGCCAATGAAAATTTAAAATCGGAAATCGACGCCCGCAGCAAAGCGGAAAAAGAACTGCACGCCGCCAAGGAAGAAGCGGAGTTGGCCAATAAAGCCAAAAGTATATTCCTGGCCAACATGAGCCATGAAATACGGACTCCCATGAATGCCATTTTTGGTTATTCGCAAATCCTCAAAGGCAGCCGCCATCTGGAGCCGGATCAGAGAGCCAACATCGACAATATTTTACGAAGCGGCGATCACCTGCTCAAAATCATCAACGACATTTTGGATATCTCCAAGATCGAAGCGGGGAAAATGGAGTTGAATCCCACGGATTTCAACCTGGCCGAATTGATTCACGGAATCGCCACGATGTTTGAACCCCGTTGCCGGGAAAAACAAATCCGCTGGCATCTTGACTTCCCGCGGGACGAGCCTGTTCTGGTGCTCGGAGATGAAATTAAGTTGAAACAAATTCTGATCAACCTGCTGAGCAACGCCGTCAAATTTACCGAAAAAGGCGAAATCGCCTTGCGGGTAGTCCCTGAAAAGGGAGATCGTTTCCTGTTTGAGGTCGTCGATAGCGGGAAAGGAATTCCAAAAGATCGCCAGAAAAACATCTTTCAGCCCTTTCATCAGGAAGCCGAAGGCACAATCAAGGGCGGCACCGGTCTGGGACTGGCCATCGTCAAAAAGCAGATCGAATTGATGAATGGCTGGCTGACTTTGGATTCTGAACCTGGAAAAGGCTCCCGTTTTGCATTCAACTTGCATTTACCTGCGGCCAAAAACTGGACGGCATCGGCAAAACCAGGCAATATTAAAAGTTTTCACCTGGCGGAAGGCTTTCAAGTAAAAGCTCTGGTGGTCGATGACAACGAACAAAACCGGGAAGTGCTGTCCCAAATTCTAAATTCCGCCGGAATCCAGGTCTGGACGGCGGTGAATGGCAAGGACGCTCTGGAGCAGGTCCGGCTTCAATCTCCCGATGTCGTATTCATGGATCTTCGCATGCCGGTGATGGATGGATTTAAAGCTCTGGAGAACCTGAAAAAGGAATTTGGTTCCAATAAAATTAAAA
It encodes:
- a CDS encoding cobalamin biosynthesis protein CobW, with protein sequence MTKPDERILPVTLLSGFLGAGKTTLLNYILKGNHGKRIAVIENEFGEIPVDHDLVIGADEDIFEMNNGCICCSIKGDLIATLNRLIERHDKFDTILIESTGLASPGPIAQAFLLEDEINHSLKLDGVVTLVDSLNIWKHLDEVEVMWEQIAFSNVILLNKIDLISKDDLERVEARIRSINPTARIFPTENAAISLDEILNIGGFDLESVKPLEDFSAKEDEDHHDHPHPEEAITSVSLTLPGELDRNRFVQWLQMLLIFEGMDVMRAKGILNLEGSENRHIFQCVYMMFDSKPDRPWGDEARENKMVFIGRGLDKERLEEGVKGCLV